DNA from Heterodontus francisci isolate sHetFra1 chromosome 32, sHetFra1.hap1, whole genome shotgun sequence:
TAGATGTTAAAactagtttatccactttcccaatggAAGGTGGGGTGTTATAGACAGTAAAATGCCAGAATATTAGAGTTAAACATCCTAAAAGGGCTAAAAGAGAATCCATGTATAAGCTGCTTCTTCAGGttcctctcctaattatttttcacCATATTGCATTTTAATATTCCACTGTTATCGATTTTATAGAATCCATCAGCTTGATCTTGTGCTACCTCACTCTAGTTTAGTGTATCTCATTATTTATATTTGAAAAAAATCACTAGTACCTGTTTTTGAATGATTTCCAGCTCCATCTCCAGGCTTTGCATTGCTTGTCGTTTACTATTGAGTTCTCCCTTGGCTATGTCAAGTGCTGTATTGGTTTGTGTTACTTCAGTGGTAATATTTTCCACCTGTAGTAAAAATAAAAGTGCTGTAAAATCTGATATATCAAACATATTCTAACTAGGAATTGGTGCAGAAATACACATATGGAAACTCCAAAAATGCAAATAAATTCTGAAAAGTGACAAATGTGTATTTATATATGCTAATTATATCTACAAACAAATCTATAATTCATACGGTGGCCAATTTTGTTGATACAATGCCATATTCATAATCAGTCCAGTAGAAGTGTTTAACAATTCACAATACTGTTACGTTTTCCAACCCTATAATTATTATTTATTTGGTTACTATATAGAAACTTTTTTTCACCATCTGTATAAAATGATCTGCAATTTCAGAACCGTGAGGATGAGACCAATTTAATCTGTCACCCTCGGATGAAATGTAAATGTCTGCTTTTAAACCCAGAAATTACAGGGAAATATGGTTACAGAGGGATATTGTGTGGGAaaaaaacttaaaaacaaaaaaaaattgattGCAAGCTTTACCCCCTGTCTTTAAGAGAGTTTACCTGGGATTGGTACCAGTTTTCTGCATCCTTCTTGTTTTTCTCCACCAAGTCGGCATATTCCTTCCTGATACTTGCAAGTACAGCAAAAAGATTGGGTCCTTGCTCAGATTCCACCTCCACGGTAACTTGTTCATTCTTCAACTGTGATCTGAGGTCATTCAATTCCTATCAAACAATCACAGTGTGATTCTAACATTTCATCTCTCACAAAACATGTAATCCTCTTCATTCAGTGATCGTTTCTGTACCTCTGCATTTCATGGTCATTCATGGGTATGAGCTCTTTTCTTTACAGTATATATATAGGTATCCCTGATTGGCTAATTAGAGGGATTTGATCTTAACTGCACAAGACCGTGGACAATATGGGGAAAGCCCAAATCTTGGGGTTATAAATATAACATAGTCACAAATAAATTGAGTAAGGAATTCATGAGAAACTTCTTTAGCTAGAGAGTGTTTAAAATTTGGAGCTAGCTACCACATGAGGTttttgaggtgaataacatagttGCATTTATGTAcataaaggagaaaggaatagaaggatatgctgatcagtttagatcagggttgtccaaccttttcgcatgggggccacattacaatttttgtcttacttagggggccggtgagacaatttcagaaaagtaaaggcattaaaaatgtatcttattaataagaaaaacaacaacaaatgtgcatttttgtgaagaagctttaaatgagaagattaatttattaacttactttctcatcactatgttggacattgatttagagagatacttgcacaagtagtcaatgtttgcccgcacacttgtagcgatgtgaAGTATTCCAGatggatgtccatctgtcaggagtgatcttgatcacactctctccctctttgtctctctgtctctgactcactctccctccctgtgttcccccctctctgtgttgccccCACCCCTCTGTGTCATCCTCGCTTTCTgtggcccccctctttctctcagtccccctgtctctctctcagtccccctctctctctcacatgctgcACACCCCTCTCTCactttaccccctctctctctctctcacactctttccccctctctctctgccctctctctctctttgtcccctgctctctctctgtcagcccctctctctgtctgtctctcgcccctctttttctctgcccctctctctcgctcgtgctCACTCCCCCGTCTttccctctgacagttgcagggagcaggagtgctcagcacagcagctttgcagttggtcagtttttaaaaaaatcacactgagtttcacagctgacaggtgctgacatcgggaacagaggTTTCTGAACCTCGTACAGACTCGAGGTTGTATGATGGCCTTTtgaaaaaaagtcagaaaaccccacatctgtctgaagttgggaaaccactgttctgCTCTCATgctgcacctgtcagctgtgaaattgatttgtgattttttgtttaaaaaaggcAGTctggaagaagacaatggaaaacctctcatctctgaaatacatctgccagccagatggaaacctttggtgagcctgatcctggcccatgggccgtatgttggacaaccctggtttcgATGAAATAGGTGGGAGGAGGTTCCTTTGGTGCATGAACACGGGCCGAGACTAGTTGGACTGAATGGGTGtgtttctgtactgtacataagaacataagataggAGTAGGAGACGgctcttggctgatctgattgtggccgtaactccactttcctgcctgcccccatcacCCTTTACtccattgtagatcaaaaatctgtctaactcagccttgaatatattcaatggcccagcctccactgctctctgggttagagaattccaaagattactgACCCACTGAGAGAACAAATTtttccttatctccatcttaaatgggagaccccttattttgaaacagtctCCCCAGCTCTGGATTCCTccctgaggggaaacatcctctcagtatttaccttgtcaagacccctcagaatcttacatgtttcaataaggtcacctctcattcttttaaactccaatgagtatcggtctaacctgctcaacctttccataTAAGACAccaccttcatcccaagaatcacccgagtgaactttctctgcctccaatgcaagtatatccctccttaaataaggataccaaatctgcacgcagtactctaagtgtggtctcaccaacgccctgtacagttgtagcaagacttccctacttttatactccagcccGCCCCTTGCAATAgataacattgcatttgccttcctaattacttgctgtacttgcacacTAACTTTTCATGATTcaggtacaaggacacccagatctctctgtactgcagcattctgcagtctctatccatttaaataatattctgcctttctattcttcctgccgaagtgcgcaacctcatactttcccacattatactccatctgccaaatttttgcccaacaCTTCACCTATTTATATCCTATGTTTATGGTTTTCATTGAAAAGGCAATGGAATTCGATCCTAGAACAAAAAATCTCGGAACTCTATGTATTGTAAATTCAGTCATCGGTCTCGGTCATACGCCACACCTACTAATGTTGGCCACACCTGCCCAGTGGGCAGCGCTGGTGGGACCGGTTCCTTGCTCTCACCTCCTGATGATTCTTTTTTAGGAACAAAAGTTCCTCAGTCAGCGTCTCCCCCTCGTTCCTCAGAGTGAATGCGTTGATATCGTACTCCTCCTTGACGCGTCTCAAACGGTCGATATCGCTCTCCACTGTTTGCCGAAGGGAAGCTTCAGTCTCCAACCTGAATTAGACCCAGACGTAAAAATCTAGAAATCTCCTTTCAGATTAAAGTGCACCATTTTACAGACTCCGATAACGTCGCATTTTTTAACCCCCAATGCGTTCTATATGTGCAGTGTATCAATAAATGTGAAATAGAGACATAGGTTAATCTAACCAGAAAACGGAATTTCACAGGATTAAAACGCAAAGGCAAGTAAAGATTTAAATGGTACAAACTTCATTCTGAAGTCCTCGGCGCTCAGCCTTGCGTTGTCCATTTGCAGCATAATTGCGGCATTGTTCAGTGTGAGATCCTGGATCTAAAGAGAACAATATTCAGGTAAACTTGAAATCAGATGTTCAAACAAGGCtgccttttttttaaagaaaaagctaTAGCATTTTTCGTTACGGAATTAATTGTTCATTAACTGCTGATTATTTTAATTGCTAACCCAATGTCGTTTGTTTTGCCTTCCTCTGCCcctgtggaggggaacttgccattTGTGAGCAGCACAGGGGATAACTACGGGCAGTTTGACTGGAGCCGTTTGACAATCTCACCCCGTTACAGTTTTTTTTGAAGGCGTGTGGTTTCCTGTATTTAAACAGGAATGGCAAGAATCAAAATCCCGTTACTGGGAAATTATTGAGGGGTAGAAAGTAGGTATAATTCCGCCCTCATTTTATTTAATTTTCAATACTCCTCGCCTGGCAAAACACAAGCATTTACTTGAATTGTGAAAGCTGAAAATCTTGATGAATTTCTCCCGCATAATGATAATTTCGTGCCGGCTTGAAGCATTGCCCAGAGTCTAATAGTGAGACAACGGCATCCAGTGAGTAAATATGAACCCACAGCAGATTTCTTCACTGATTTTAATTTTGCAGCGAAACTAAAGGAGTATTTCAAGTTATTTAATGGAAGTTAGTTTTGTTTTGCGAACTTTTTATAGATGATTAGAACCAGTATTACTTGCACGTTAAAGTTTGTCTCACAGTTGTTACTGAAGGATTTCAACAAAAAAAATCTCCCATAGGAGGGAGAAGCGGTTCCCCATTGGGAGGGTGACATTGTACCTGCTGGTTCAGGACATGTGCCTCTGCTAGCATGGGCTTAATGTCTCTGTGAACGGGTTTCCTCTCCTCCAGCAACTCTTGAATCCTGACCTCCAGATCACGATTGCCGCTCTCCAGGGAGCGGACCTGCTCTAGGTAGAGGGCCAGACGATGATTCAGACCCTGCATGGTCTCCTTCTCGCCCCTTTGGACGTCCATCGCACTACCGGACAGCAAAGTGCCAACGGCAGCGCTCCCACTGAAGCTGCCAAGGCTCCCCAGGAGGACGGcggagctgctgctggaggagctccTGCTGAAGGGGCTCCTGCTAGAGAGGCTCCTGGCCCATGAGCTGTTTTGGACCGAGCTGCTGGAGAAGCTGGGCACGGTACGGCTGGAAATCCGGCCCTGGGACGACCTGCTGGTGATGCTGGGCATGGCTGCGATGGCCCGGGGACGCTGTAGGATGGTTGGGTGCCCTGTGGCAGAAGGGATTGAGTGCACTGCAAGATGAAACCTAATATATAGggaaggagggaggaagggaggagggtgTGAAAGCCGGGACAGCCACACCCAGCTGGTAGCTGCACCCATCAGCTGCAGGCATTATTAGATAACGAGTGTGTCTAAATACACACCCATTGTCACATAATCTGCATTGTTCTGGTCCAGAACATATCGTGCAAGGGACAACTTTAGTTACAGTTTCACTAAGTGAACTAAGGTACCCTTTTACGGCAGCTCTCTGCATCCACAATAGTCACTCTTTCTAATGTAGACTGGGCTACCCCAGGGTTATTAAAAGCAGCCACGATTAACTTCGGATATTATTTAAATTGCCCTTGAAATTGATAACAGCAAATGATGTACCATTGTAACTAATTGGACGGATAGGCGAACCGTAATTATGAAGAGGAAAGCATCATCGTTAAATTAACCTGCCATTTTACTGAAAGTGGCTTCATAGTGGAGGGACAACTACAGTAAGATTGAAAAATAAACTgaaagctggaaacctgaattgaaaGACCCTGCAGTGAGATTAAAGATTAATGTTATTCCATTAATTCTTCTTGTGATGGACCAGGCGTGGGAGTTTGGGAATCAAATATTCATGCTGCCATATTATTATTCCCTGGCTGAGGTTAGGGTTGGATCGTTGCGCTGAATGAGGAATCGTCGGTGTCATTCAGGAGGGAAAGGTTTTCACTGTCTACTAACCAGGGCAATGTAACCGCGAAATCATTCTTTTTTATGGAGTTAGTTAGTTATTTATttttgttagagatacagcactgaaacaggcccttcggcccaccgagtctgtgccgaccatcaaccacccatttatactaattctacactaatcccatattcctaccacatccccatatttccctaccacctacctatactaggggcaatttataatggccaatttacctaccaacctgcaagtcttttggcaggaaaccggagcaccaggagaaaacccacgcagacacagggagaacttgcaaactccacacaggcagtacccagaattgaacccgggtccctggagctgtgaggctgcggtgctaaccactgcgccactgagtgaCTTCATTCGGATTGGCCTTTGAATGCTGAGCTGCCCACATCCATGCTTTTTACAGCCACATGTCCTCAAATCAAAT
Protein-coding regions in this window:
- the si:ch211-243g18.2 gene encoding keratin, type I cytoskeletal 18-A is translated as MPSITSRSSQGRISSRTVPSFSSSSVQNSSWARSLSSRSPFSRSSSSSSSAVLLGSLGSFSGSAAVGTLLSGSAMDVQRGEKETMQGLNHRLALYLEQVRSLESGNRDLEVRIQELLEERKPVHRDIKPMLAEAHVLNQQIQDLTLNNAAIMLQMDNARLSAEDFRMKLETEASLRQTVESDIDRLRRVKEEYDINAFTLRNEGETLTEELLFLKKNHQEELNDLRSQLKNEQVTVEVESEQGPNLFAVLASIRKEYADLVEKNKKDAENWYQSQVENITTEVTQTNTALDIAKGELNSKRQAMQSLEMELEIIQKQNMGLENILSDTEQRYGVDINKQQIIISKLEADLLNIRNEMMQQKENYDALLKAKMTLDAELSEYRRLLTGEMRTKVVPAPPPRPPTPPPEITTRKIVKVITTTLVDGKVVGESSEVEEFSEQKQK